The window CGTCTACACTGGCGACCGAGTTTGCGCCGCCACCTTGAACTCAGTGCACATAAGGCTGGTGGGCACTGATGGCAAGAGTGACCGCACGTTGCTGAATTCTTTGGTGATCTTCAGAGGTTCAGTAAGTGTGGGAAACAGCTCGTTAAGCTggaataccttttttttcttgtgtatgCAACAAACAGAAAGCGTGCTAAAAACTGGACTGCACATCCAACATTTCAACACTCTTAATTTTCTAGGTGTCTACTTATACTTTTTGCTGCTCAAAGTCCATTGGAAAGCTGATTCTGATCGAGCTAGACAAACGACATAGCTGCCTTATGCCTGATGACGATTGGTTCCCTGACAAGGTGGAAGTCAAATCACCCGAGGGAGCCATCTACACTTTTCCCATCCACTGCTGGATTAGTAACAGGGAGACTTACCGATTCAGAGAGGGCAAAGGTGGGTTAATTTGTGTGATGGCTACCACGTGCTTGATAACTCCAAATAATCCAActgcaacatttattttttttctgaaagcgCTGAGGATCTTTGATGAAAGCAACAGTAGTGGTGAACACGCGAGACACCAGGAGCTGTGCCAGCGTAAAGAAACCTATGGGTGAGAGTTTATCACGAATATCACAGACATTTCTTTCTTAAATCAAATGTACACTAGATAAGCCTACATTAACTTTTAAACTGCCCATCAGCTGGTCAGAGGAGTCTCCAGGTGTGCCCAACTGCATTGAGGCAGATGGTCCATGTACCCTACCTCATGAGGTCCGGTTCTCTTTCACCAAGGACATAGAGTTTAAATTCACAGCAGGCGAAGCGTAAGTGCCCTCCAAGCCTTATACTTTGAATTTGATGATACCAGAATGTGGAGTGTTTAGGCTATGACTTCTTATATAAATCTCTCCAATCAAGAAGATTCGATACGCATCTCGATACGTGGGTTCGATTTTAAAATGGAGCGATTCGATTCGGTGTAGCAGTGCAACGATCATTTGATTACAATTagtcaaatgtcaaattaaattaaatcaattattttgttactccatgattattttttatatcttgtttaatttaaaatgatctaaatctTGTAATTTGCACCTTTGCAAAcacctgcttttattttggaaaacagtgagcaacattttttacatatgtaatgttctgacatgttacagaccaaattAGTAACTATCAGTCTTTTAAAATGCATCTGCCTGATAAAATATTACACTCCTAAGTTGTACCTactaatgaatatttttttccaaagtgcCATCTTACTAAATGTAAACTAATTAACTTAAAACGTTTAGATCTCGGTTACTTTCTATTATGTTTACTCTTGTGACAGTTCCtgagataagataagatccactgattgtcacacccatctaagtggggcgaaatttgttctccgcatttgacccatcccctgagggagcggtgagcagcagcagcgccgtgctcgggaatcatgtggtgatctaacctcccaattccaacccttaatgctgattgtcaagcagagtggcaatcggtcccatttatATTACCCATACATGCAGTGAATAAGTTGATGTTATGCTTAATGCTTACCAAGGTTCTTCTTGTGGAAAAAATAGCTGAACTTGATTATGACGATGATGTCACCTGTCATATCCCATTATTAGTAATACGGGCTGGCACTTTATTGCTGTGTTCCACTCAACACATGCTCatgtttttgcctgtgtgtgactttaaaaaaaacaactcaatacGGCGTGATTGTCACGACAGGAATTTTGTTTCACATCATATCAGGGGCACTAATGTATTTATCATGACATGAAAGCTCTCATTCTCCACAACGCAGTATGGCTTAAGTCTTTAACAATAAACCGGGTTATTAAGATCGTTATTACCTTTCTTCCGGTCGTGTTGTGGGTGGTTTAGTTGGAAGAACTCCTCTCCTCTGTCCGTGTTGTTGTTTACCGGCTCCATGCCATCTAATCAAGCGTGTACGTACACCTGCCGCACTCGAGATTGACTATCTTTGTACATGGCGACACTTTTATCCAGTTTTCCATTGttcatataaaataaacatctcCTCCATACTTTGGAAAGTAAACTTGCATGTTGTGAATCTTGTCCTCGTCTTCATTAAACTTCCCTCGCTGCCAAACTCAGCGTTATCTGACGTCACATAACTGCGACAAGTCTcgcgtgacttttttttccccacccaaGCACGAACAGAACACGGTCTGCCGGGCGAAGTCTCGCGTGACTTAGAAGGAAACGCAGTTTCAACCGCTCCCTTGTGAataatattctcattcatccaagACAACATAAAACCCATTTATAATGTCTTGACCAGGCCATCGGCAGGTTCAagctatttttattcattaatccatgtgtgtgtgtgtgtatatatatatatatatatatatatatatatgctcaacatttttgctatgactaagctgctttttttccttcccccaGGGTTTTAGAGCTTGACTTAAAGGGGCTGGAATGCAGCAAGAAAAACTGGAATAGTCTTGACGCGATGAAACATGTGTTCTGTGACAAACACACAACCTTATCAGGTACTGAGGCCGATATTGATGTTACTCCATCCTGACAAAGGGAAGGGTACTCTTCACAAAACAGTTACTTAAGCGTGTCTATGtgttttaaagcaagtaataaATACCAACATagtagtgttgttgttgttattagtaACAGCAGCGGTAATAGTAGtagaagaggggaaaaaacaaacagcatttgagagaatatatttatttttattattgaccAACGAGTGCTTTACAGACAACACATATGCAGTAAAAGTCCATCACTGTCCTTTTGTCAGATTACGTCCAAAACCACTGGATGGATGATGGGTTATTTGCATATCAGTTTCTAAATGGCGTCCATCCCACCTTGATTCAACGCTGCAAAACTCTGCCCAAGAACTTCCCTGTGACTGATGACATGGTCTTCATTCCCGGTGGCTCAAACCTTTCCAATGAGTTGAAGGTTCGGTTCACATTCTCCTTACATTTGTTTGACTCAAGATTTGAATCTACAATATATCGATAAACGACTCAACAGCTTGGAATTATACTTCATGTAACACAGTAtctataatatatttatttaccccCAAACAGCAAGGACACGTATACCTGTGTGACTACAAGAACCTGGACGGAATGCCTGCAAACGTCGTCCAAGGGATTCAGCAGTACCTGATGGCGCCTCTTGTCTTGTTTCACAAAAGACCAAATGACAAGATGAAGCCTATTGCCATTCAGGTGACAAGAGTTGTACATTAAGATAAGGCGTCGACAATGTATGTTAAGatacaatatttttaatatatagtgAATGTCCCATCAGCCAGTTTGTATTTAATCAGTTTAGGCTCTGGAAGTCCTTGAGAGCTGTTGGAGTTTGCATTCCATTGGAGTTGCCTTTAGTAAAATAGTAGCTTGTTCATAGCTCGTTGGCTAAATATTCCATGACATCTAATCTTTTGATGGGGAAAGGGTTCTTAAGTTGTCTTTAGGGAAATCCATTGCTTTGCTAGTGGTAGGAATGACAACGGGATGAATTGAAAAGAAGGGTCGACTCGACTTGAACCTGACGTTGTAGTTCTCCATCATGGAGACTGCATTCTAAAACGATTTTCCTGAGAAGATAAGACATGCCAAAATCCGTGATCTTTTAAATCACTTCTTAAAATTCACGTCCACAACTACCGTTAGAATAGCCGAGGTGTAACGTAATGGCGATTCAATTTTGCTGCCTCAAGATCTCATCTCTGTTATTTGCGGAGGATGTACGATCTTTTTGGAGAAGAAAGGCTCAGCACCCGTAAATCTGAATTTTTGGTTTCTCGTCAGAAGTAATCCAAGTTCTAACATGGGACTTACAGACTAATCAGTGCTGTCACACGGAACACCTTCAAGTCAGTCAAATTTAACTTGGCGCAAACATCTCCTTTCCCACAGCTAAAACAGATTCCGGCCGAGGACAACCCCATCTTTCTCCCCACAGACTGTATGTATGACTGGCTGACAGCTAAGATTTTTGTGAAAAGCGCAGATTTTTCTGAGCACCAACTCAATGCACACTTGCTGCGCACTCACCTGCTGGCGGAGGTCTTTGCGGTGTCTCTGCTGCGCAAATTGCCAATGGTGCATCCCCTGTACAAGGTAACAGGAGCTTTCCCAAAATGGCTCCAATCAAGTATTTTTATTCATCAAGATATCTGTTGTCTCAAGATTTTGTTTCACGGCCCTTCCTTTTTTATCCCCTTTAGCTCCTCATACCCCACACTCGCTACACTCTACATATCAATGAACTAGCTCGGAAACAGCTGATCGGACCCACTGGAATCTTCACCCTGGTAAAAGTCAAACTTTGCTAACATGACGTTGTGGATTGTCTGTTTACATCACGTATTGGACTGCTCCTCAGTTTGCCGCTTCTGGTGGAAAGGCTTTGACGATGATCTTGGCAAGATCGCTGTCCTCGATCACCTACAGATCCCTCTGCATCCCTGATGACATTGCTGATCGTGACTTGGAGGATGTGACGGACTTCTACTACAGGGATGATGGGCTCAAACTATGGAACATCATCTACACGTATGATGAGCTTCTTCTTTCACAGTTTGCATAAACAACTAATACAATACCATTCGCTACAAAACTTTGAAGAGGGGGCGGCGTATGGGTGAAGGAAGAAGCACAATTTCTCAtggatcaaaaaaataaatgtacaaatgtgGGAATTTACTTTTATGTTTCGCTCCATAGTGGAGAATCGCTGGCTAAATATCAATGACATATTTAGCACAATggagttgatttaaaaaaaaaatgtctttataaAGATTTGTGCAGGGAGTGATACAGCACTACTACAAAAGTGACGAGGAGGTTCAGAAAGACTCAGAACTGCAGTCGTGGATCCGCAACATTTTTGAACACGGATTCCTTTCCAAGAAAGAATCAGGTGATTTTTACTCACAGTTATGCTACAACTTGCTACAGTATAGCACATTTTACTCACCAGGAGTCGCCCAAACATTTTGCAGTGACGCGGTTTTCTTGCTCTCCTTCCCAGGAATCCCTCAGAGTTTTGCCACTGTGTCTGAGCTGATCAAATTTGCCACCATGGTGATATTCACTTGCTCGTGCCAGCATGCGGCTGTAAACAACGGACAGGTAAATCCTTGGAATAAACACCAGCCTGCCATTATAGTCCTTTTAAACAATTATGCGTATTATTGCAGTACGACTATGGAGCCTGGATGCCCAACAGTCCCATCACCCTACAACATCCTCCCCCGACCAAGAAAGGGACAACATCTGAAGCCACAATACTGCAGACATTGCCACCTATCAATGTGACAGTCCAAGGATTAACTGCATACTGGCTGCTCAGCAGGCCGTCCTCAGACTTTGTAAGTACACCATACTTGACATCACAAAACTTTTATTGATATAAAAGCAGAAAcgtttattattactattttctattttccttGTCTGGATCTGCATCAAGCCCATATCTCAGGGGTGAAAGGTTTGCAATGCTAGCAAATGTTCGTTTCACCTCAGGGTTTGCTCAAGATCGCAAAGTTCACAAAATGTTCTCTACATGTTCACTAAATGTTTTCTAAAGGTTTTTAATGGTTCTCAAAAGCAGTGTTTGTTAACCATTGGGCCGCGGGCGCCATCACGTAATTTCAGTTTTGCAACTCTTTTACACATGTAGGagggtatttttaaaaccaaataccccccccccccccatgtagaaaaaaaacaccttgccagcaacctgaattttcgcagtaattgttcacaaatactacgagaatccatcttgtactgctcaatgaccaatcaggcgttgtttagggcaggacatgcagctgtgacgaaaccaggaggggcaatcaaacaaaactaacacagacgaatggacgctgcaactaattctgttctcgcagaattactcaccgtttccttgttgaatgttaaacagcgagaggcgcttcgtgcattttcaTCTGGAAAAGTTGTTTTTGCTTGTGTAAAGATATTTGAGACCGAAGACGTTTGTATCCgttgccatgattggtcaaagcaaacgtgcacaagatgcggcatcgtccaatcagctcaaagtattgtacagtaCCGGTTACCAGACTGACTAGTGATCAAAGCTCAATCCCTGTTCAGAATGAACATAACGGGAATTGTCACCTATTAGCTACAAGCCATGCTAATttctaagctaacctaagagtGACATGGCTAGCACTTCTAACACCAAAATTAAGTGCTTGGTGATTGAGTAAATTTTTCACAGACATCTTGCCAGAACCGCATTAAAGCAGAGCATATCAaagaaacaaattaatttgaaaacattttccacCATGAATGGGATCGATgccaactttttatatttattgtatattcttTGTGATAACAGGTTCCCCTCGGACACTACCCAGAGGACCATTTCACCGAGAAGACCCCACGCCAGCTGCAAAGGGATTTTAAAGACAAGCTTGACGATGTGTCAAAACAAATCAGCATGAGAAACGAAGGTCTGGAAATCCCTTACACTTACCTGGATCCAAAGAGTATAGAAAACAGCGTGGCCATCTAACTGTCGGAAAGTCAAAGGCTTTGAGAACAACTGGTGATACACAAATGGAAGCTCTGATGTACTGTAATCTTACTGGAATTTTCCTGGATACATGATATAGCATAGAAATATCTGAAGCGTAAAATCATCTGGCTTAAGTGATACACAAATTGGGAAAAATACAAGACAttgcaccttttgtttttgattgtaattgttGTTTAATTTGTTGAATAAAAACTACTCTGCACCaaaatgtttgtctttgaatccttatattatattatattaagggcggtcaaatgattacattttataatcagatgaatcacattttagaactttgattaatcacgattaatcgcttaatttatcaaaaaaaaaattgctcaccaaatttgaagtgcacctgttatgtgttaattctttcgacattaaatgttaatttttggatccactgcacacgctcatcctcctctttttctaatcagttgatTATTAGcagaatttaaaatggaaagaaaaatgactccaatattttgacatggacaaattttatgaatgtcatacacaaacatgtattaaatACTTTACAGctctaattatattatattatattatattatattaatgcaGTGAAACGTCCAATCTTGACCACAATCGGTTCTGAGGCTGCCTGACATCCAACTTTATCTAATTATAGAAACCTTCCATggataaatacagcaaaacaagTCAATCAATGCCAGGCTTCATGGGTCCGCCCGAAACTTGTTCAAGGAAACTGCTTAGAATTTTATTTAGCTTCCTGGTTGTCGCTTTAACTTGTGTAATTATTTTCATGAGTGAAAATACATCTTGAACCTATCTCAAAGTGCAACATGCTACGACACTTTAATAATATGTAACTAATTGAAATTCATCCTGTGCAATTACATGCAGTATTCACACTTCTCTTATTGTGCAATATACATAGACTCTCTACCTTGTTGGGCAATTACTGCAATTttgcactagttaactaatgTTTTTGTACTGCCAACAGActtgcatttcattttattgttaatattctgtctgtctatccatctatctatgaataattttgaagTGAGTTGTTCAAACAAAAACGTCAAATTTGAATATGTGAACTTGAATTAAAGTGgatcattttgaaaacaatgcAAATTGAGCGTGGTGTTTAGATAACTATGAGAATATTTCTAAAAAGGGAGCCATGCTTTCAAAATTGTCTGTATACAATTGAAAAAAGTAGTCTTGCTGCATGTAAGTTCTCaaaaggagggggtggggggggatgtcAATGATCATCAGGGAAGTCCTAACAATCTATTGCAAGCcagattattttcattttagaaGCAGCACCAAAccaaaatgtaatgaacacCACAGTCTGTTAATGATCTGCTTTCTATCACTCCTATAAAAGACATCTCCTAATAAGTTGCATGTACAACATACATAAAAAACTCCAGAGGCTCGTTGTCCCTCACTGAAAGAAGAAGCCTTGTTTCTTCCTATTAGAATTTCTCATCATTCCAGAATAACCATGGTTCTACATTACAAAGTGACCGTCTACACTAGCAACCGAGTTTGCGCTACTACCTTGAACTCAGTGCACATTAAGCTGGTGGGCACCGATGGCGAGAGTGACCGCACATGGCTGAATTCTTTGGTGATCTTCAGAGGATCAgtaagttgtttttatttcccttGTATGCAACAaacggaaagaaaaaaaactggacaACACATCCAATATTTCAACACTCTTAATTTTCTAGGTGACTACTTATACTGTTTGCTGCTCAAAGTCCCTTGGAAAGCTGATTCTGATCGAGCTAGACAAACGACATAGGCACTTTGTGCCTGATGGCTCCTGGTTCCCTGACAAGGTGGAAGTCAAATCACCCGAGGAAGACGTCTACACTTTTCCCATCCACTGCTGGATCAGCGACAAGGCGACTCACCGTTACAGAGAAGGCAAAGGTGGGTTCATTTGTTAACTCCAAATAATCCAACttgattcttttttcttttttttttctgaaagcgCTGAGGATCTTTGATGAAAGCAACAGTCTTGGTGAGTATGCGAGGCACCTGGAGCTGAGCCAGCGTAAAGCAAACTTTCGGTGAGATTTCGTATATAGCCAACTTTTGCTTTCTTATATTAAATGCACACTAGATAAGTCTACATTAACCCTTAAACTGCCTAACAGCTGGAATGAGAAGTCCCCAGGTGTGCCCAACTGCATTGAGGCTGATGGACCATGTACCCTACCTCATGAGGTCCGGTTCTCTTTCACCAAGGATATAGAGTTTAAATCCACAATAGGCGCAGCGTAAG of the Vanacampus margaritifer isolate UIUO_Vmar chromosome 7, RoL_Vmar_1.0, whole genome shotgun sequence genome contains:
- the LOC144055698 gene encoding polyunsaturated fatty acid lipoxygenase ALOX15B-like, coding for MVLYEVTVYTGDRVCAATLNSVHIRLVGTDGKSDRTLLNSLVIFRGSVSTYTFCCSKSIGKLILIELDKRHSCLMPDDDWFPDKVEVKSPEGAIYTFPIHCWISNRETYRFREGKALRIFDESNSSGEHARHQELCQRKETYGWSEESPGVPNCIEADGPCTLPHEVRFSFTKDIEFKFTAGEAVLELDLKGLECSKKNWNSLDAMKHVFCDKHTTLSDYVQNHWMDDGLFAYQFLNGVHPTLIQRCKTLPKNFPVTDDMVFIPGGSNLSNELKQGHVYLCDYKNLDGMPANVVQGIQQYLMAPLVLFHKRPNDKMKPIAIQLKQIPAEDNPIFLPTDCMYDWLTAKIFVKSADFSEHQLNAHLLRTHLLAEVFAVSLLRKLPMVHPLYKLLIPHTRYTLHINELARKQLIGPTGIFTLFAASGGKALTMILARSLSSITYRSLCIPDDIADRDLEDVTDFYYRDDGLKLWNIIYTFVQGVIQHYYKSDEEVQKDSELQSWIRNIFEHGFLSKKESGIPQSFATVSELIKFATMVIFTCSCQHAAVNNGQYDYGAWMPNSPITLQHPPPTKKGTTSEATILQTLPPINVTVQGLTAYWLLSRPSSDFVPLGHYPEDHFTEKTPRQLQRDFKDKLDDVSKQISMRNEGLEIPYTYLDPKSIENSVAI